In a single window of the Anaerocolumna cellulosilytica genome:
- a CDS encoding thioesterase II family protein: MNDLRLFSIPHAGGSSISYYPWRKYLDNNIEFIPLELKGRGRRITEELSQSLEDMVTDLYIRIRPFIYTGKYAIFGHSMGSILTYELVRRIQIQNDLMPVHLFFSGSKPPEYISRIASVYKETDEKICDEIIKLGGTPKILFESDELLNLYLNIIKTDFKNLYEYSYHNNKLDCNASFFYGMEDDEIEPSKMIQWNNYISGNTDILSFPGNHFYLFDNCQRVVQQVNDMLEKYI; the protein is encoded by the coding sequence TTGAATGATCTTAGATTGTTTAGCATTCCGCATGCAGGAGGGAGTTCGATTAGCTATTATCCTTGGAGAAAATATTTAGATAACAATATTGAATTCATACCACTTGAATTAAAAGGAAGGGGAAGAAGAATAACAGAGGAATTAAGTCAGAGCTTAGAGGATATGGTAACTGATTTATATATTAGAATAAGACCTTTTATTTATACAGGAAAGTATGCAATTTTTGGGCACAGTATGGGAAGTATCTTAACATATGAATTAGTTAGAAGAATACAGATCCAAAATGATCTAATGCCTGTACACCTTTTTTTCTCTGGTAGTAAACCACCCGAATATATATCTAGAATAGCTTCAGTATATAAAGAAACCGATGAAAAAATATGCGATGAAATTATAAAACTAGGCGGAACACCCAAAATACTCTTTGAAAGTGATGAGTTATTAAACTTATATTTGAATATCATTAAAACTGATTTTAAAAATTTGTATGAATATTCATATCATAATAATAAATTAGATTGTAATGCATCGTTTTTTTATGGCATGGAGGATGACGAAATAGAACCTAGTAAAATGATACAATGGAATAACTATATTTCAGGAAATACGGATATATTGAGCTTCCCTGGAAACCATTTTTATTTATTTGATAATTGTCAAAGAGTAGTTCAGCAGGTAAACGACATGCTTGAAAAATATATATGA
- a CDS encoding class I SAM-dependent methyltransferase translates to MRKFMTVQEHYDMLIQNENDPVNDPPKLKAYMDLWDGETFWNLIQPTQGKRILEIGVGTGRCALITLSFGCKEFWGIDISEKTIERAKQHMLNYSNVKLVLGDILTTDFDDQFDTIYSTLTFFHIENKQELVKKINSLLYDQGQLIVSIEKDSKKVFEYDNYNVRAFPDTVSSISDILNKCGFKVTDIREVEKASILRAVKVTNLS, encoded by the coding sequence ATGAGAAAATTTATGACGGTACAAGAACATTATGATATGCTGATACAAAATGAGAATGATCCGGTGAATGATCCACCGAAATTGAAAGCGTATATGGATTTATGGGATGGTGAGACATTTTGGAATTTGATACAGCCAACACAAGGGAAGAGAATCTTAGAGATTGGTGTTGGAACTGGGAGATGTGCATTAATAACATTGTCGTTTGGCTGTAAAGAGTTTTGGGGAATAGATATATCTGAAAAAACGATTGAACGGGCAAAACAGCATATGCTGAACTATTCTAATGTAAAGTTAGTATTAGGTGATATCTTAACAACTGATTTCGATGATCAATTTGATACGATATATTCTACTTTGACATTTTTTCATATTGAGAATAAACAAGAATTAGTTAAGAAAATAAATAGTTTATTGTATGATCAAGGACAGCTTATCGTATCTATAGAGAAGGATTCTAAGAAGGTATTTGAATATGATAACTATAATGTCAGAGCGTTCCCTGATACGGTTTCATCTATTTCAGATATATTGAATAAATGTGGATTTAAAGTTACAGATATAAGAGAAGTTGAAAAGGCAAGTATTCTTCGAGCAGTGAAAGTTACTAATCTATCATAA